In Microbulbifer agarilyticus, the DNA window TGCATGGCGTCGCCTGCGTTACTTCCCACACCTGCGTTACGGCCCACGCCTAGTGGGAGTGGCGCCCTACAGGATGCTCGTCGAGAATCCGCACGTATTCCTCTTCGGTTTCCAGCACTGCGCCCGTATCCAGTTGGCTGACCGAATTGCGATAGATTTCCTGCCACGGGGTTTGGTTCACCAGTGGCTGCACCTGCAGTGCATTCCGGCGCTCCGCCAGCTCCGCGTCCGAGACCAGTACATCCACCCGGTGGTTGGCGATATCTACACGAATCCGGTCGCCGGTTTTCAGCAGTGCGATGCCGCCGCCAGCGGCTGCTTCCGGTGCAATATGCAAAATAGACGGGCTGCCGGAGGTGCCACTCTGGCGGCCATCACCCAGTGTCGGCAGGCAGGTGATGCCCTGCTTAACCAATCGCTTGGGCGGCAACATATTGACCACTTCGGCGGAACCCGGGTAGCCGATCGGGCCGACGTTTCGGATTGCGAGTATGCACTGCTCGTCGATATCCAGGGTGGGGTCATCGATGCGGGCTCGGTAGTCTTCCGGGCCGTCGAATACGATGGCGCGTGCGGTAAAGCACTGGGGGTGATCCGGGTGCGACAGGTATTTCTCGCGAAAAGCGTCGGTGATCACCGATTTCTTCATTAATCCGGAGTCGAAGAAGTTGCCGCGCATAATCGCGAAACCGGCTTTTTCCATCAGTGGTTTTTCGGTGGGGAAAATCACATCGCGGTTGCGAACCTGGAAGCCTTCACAGTTGTGTGCGATGGACTGGCCGGTGACGGTATTCTGGCTGCCATCAATCAGGTCATCGGCAATTAACTGTTGGAGCAGTGCCGGTACACCACCGGCGCGGTAGAACTCCTCGCCAAGGTATTTACCGGCGGGCATACAGTTCACCAGCAATGGAATATCTTCGCCATACTGCTGCCAGTCGTCCATGCTCAGCTCCACACCCTTGAGAGTGCGCGCCAGCGCCAGCAAGTGCACCAGTGCATTGGTAGAACCGCCGAGCGCACTGCACGCGACCACCGCATTGATAAACGACTGACGGGTGAGAATGTCTGACGGTTTCAGGTCCTCGAATGCCATCTCTACGATGCGGCGACCGGTGTGGTAGCCCATCTGTGAACGCTCTTTATAGGGTGCGGGAATGGCTGCACAACCGGGCAGAGACATACCCAGTACTTCCGCCAGGGAATTCATGGAAAGCGCGGTGCCCATGGTGTTGCAGTGGCCAACACTGGGTACGGATTCTGCGGATGCATCCATAAAGCCCGCGTAATCCAACTCACCCTTGGCCAGGCGCTCACGGTTTTGCCAGATCGCGGTACCGGAGCCAACACGCTCTTCGTGTTCCTGTTTTTTGGAATCCGCATCCCCTTCACAGCTTACTGGCTTCCACCCGTTCAGCATGGGGCCACCGGAATACACGATCGCAGGAAGGTCCAGTTGCAGGGCGGCCATCAGGGTGGCCGGGGTGGTCTTGTCACAGCCAGTGGTGAGCACTACCGCATCGATAGGATAACCGTGCAGG includes these proteins:
- a CDS encoding IlvD/Edd family dehydratase, which encodes MSDSTKKSVRPFRSARWFDDKAHADHTALYLERYFNFGLTREELQSGKPIIGIAQTGSDLTPCNRHHKDLAQRVKDGIRDAGGIPMEFPVHPIFEQGRRPTAALDRNLATLGLIETLHGYPIDAVVLTTGCDKTTPATLMAALQLDLPAIVYSGGPMLNGWKPVSCEGDADSKKQEHEERVGSGTAIWQNRERLAKGELDYAGFMDASAESVPSVGHCNTMGTALSMNSLAEVLGMSLPGCAAIPAPYKERSQMGYHTGRRIVEMAFEDLKPSDILTRQSFINAVVACSALGGSTNALVHLLALARTLKGVELSMDDWQQYGEDIPLLVNCMPAGKYLGEEFYRAGGVPALLQQLIADDLIDGSQNTVTGQSIAHNCEGFQVRNRDVIFPTEKPLMEKAGFAIMRGNFFDSGLMKKSVITDAFREKYLSHPDHPQCFTARAIVFDGPEDYRARIDDPTLDIDEQCILAIRNVGPIGYPGSAEVVNMLPPKRLVKQGITCLPTLGDGRQSGTSGSPSILHIAPEAAAGGGIALLKTGDRIRVDIANHRVDVLVSDAELAERRNALQVQPLVNQTPWQEIYRNSVSQLDTGAVLETEEEYVRILDEHPVGRHSH